One region of Thiorhodovibrio frisius genomic DNA includes:
- a CDS encoding GGDEF domain-containing protein, whose translation MDLPKRQASSKGSRPISTITIVDSLAEITRHQDRELLERSLAITLSELFPAETFRLFQIVMSEDRIKAALAAYSRDGVIISELNQEQRQLSEPLLEAVAEAIDSRNVVETPDQRAGMTHIVYPLYDKNDDVYGVLLQLTAEPGFNNQRLTYGLLRIYSNYLALLDDSHRDRLTHLLNRETLDTEITKRIIAHAQVDEQTYAQRRNADRTGAWLALVDIDFFKRINDGWGHLYGDEVLILLARLLEKIFRQEDLIFRYGGEEFVVLFQAPGPETADHVCERARETIANHSFPAVGSVTVSIGVTEICNQEGVSMVIDEADKALYYAKENGRNQVRFYSDLISAGLIKDAQAHADGGGVDFF comes from the coding sequence GTGGATCTGCCCAAACGCCAGGCCAGCTCGAAAGGCTCGCGCCCCATCTCGACCATTACCATCGTCGACTCGCTCGCCGAGATCACCCGCCACCAGGACCGGGAACTGCTCGAACGCAGCCTGGCCATCACCCTGTCCGAGCTTTTCCCGGCGGAAACCTTTCGCCTGTTTCAGATCGTCATGTCCGAGGACAGAATCAAGGCGGCTCTGGCGGCCTACTCCCGAGATGGCGTCATTATCTCCGAGCTAAATCAGGAGCAGCGCCAACTCTCCGAGCCCCTGCTCGAAGCAGTTGCCGAGGCCATCGACAGCCGCAACGTGGTCGAAACGCCAGACCAACGCGCTGGCATGACCCACATTGTTTATCCACTCTACGACAAAAACGATGACGTCTACGGCGTTTTGCTGCAACTCACAGCCGAACCAGGCTTCAACAACCAGCGCCTCACCTACGGGCTGTTGCGTATCTACTCGAACTATCTCGCGCTGCTCGACGACAGCCACCGCGACCGCCTGACCCACCTGCTAAACCGCGAGACACTCGACACCGAAATTACCAAGCGCATCATTGCTCATGCCCAGGTTGACGAGCAAACCTACGCTCAGCGGCGCAACGCCGATAGGACAGGGGCCTGGCTCGCGCTGGTGGATATCGATTTCTTCAAGCGCATCAACGACGGCTGGGGCCATCTCTACGGCGACGAGGTGCTGATTCTGCTCGCGCGCCTACTCGAAAAGATTTTCCGCCAGGAGGATTTAATCTTCCGCTATGGCGGCGAGGAATTTGTCGTGCTCTTTCAGGCACCCGGTCCAGAAACCGCCGATCACGTCTGCGAACGCGCGCGCGAGACCATCGCCAATCACAGTTTCCCCGCTGTCGGCTCGGTCACCGTCAGCATCGGCGTCACTGAAATCTGCAACCAGGAAGGCGTATCGATGGTGATCGACGAAGCCGACAAGGCGCTGTATTACGCCAAGGAGAATGGCCGTAACCAGGTGCGCTTCTACTCCGACCTGATCAGCGCAGGACTGATCAAGGACGCCCAAGCGCACGCCGACGGCGGCGGGGTGGATTTTTTCTAG
- the soeB gene encoding sulfite dehydrogenase subunit SoeB: protein MTQLALVIDLNVCVGCHACVTSCKQWNTSGWAGPMVDENPYDADPTGTFFNRVQTFEVGSYPNTETVHFPKSCLHCEDPPCVPVCPTGASYKREDNGVVLVDYDKCIGCKYCSWACPYGVRELDAQQKVMKKCTLCIDRITDQSLPEAERKPACVLACPTSARLYGDVHDPDSEVSVAIRERGGYALMPEWGTQPANHYLPRQKNRMHITEEDLQRVDNPLKKEDLTVYHGEETLEDVTW, encoded by the coding sequence ATGACTCAACTCGCCCTGGTAATCGATCTAAACGTCTGCGTGGGCTGTCATGCCTGCGTGACCTCGTGCAAGCAATGGAACACCTCGGGCTGGGCGGGTCCGATGGTGGACGAGAATCCCTATGATGCGGATCCCACCGGCACTTTCTTTAATCGGGTGCAGACCTTCGAGGTGGGCAGCTATCCGAACACCGAGACCGTTCATTTCCCCAAGAGCTGCCTGCACTGCGAGGACCCGCCCTGCGTTCCTGTGTGCCCAACTGGCGCCTCCTACAAGCGCGAGGACAACGGCGTGGTGCTGGTCGATTACGACAAATGTATCGGCTGCAAATACTGCTCCTGGGCCTGCCCCTATGGCGTGCGCGAACTCGACGCCCAGCAAAAGGTGATGAAAAAATGCACACTGTGCATTGATCGCATCACCGACCAGTCCCTGCCGGAGGCTGAGCGCAAGCCGGCCTGTGTGCTCGCCTGTCCGACCAGTGCGCGCCTGTATGGCGACGTGCATGATCCGGATTCGGAGGTCTCGGTTGCTATCCGCGAGCGCGGCGGCTATGCGCTGATGCCTGAGTGGGGCACCCAACCGGCAAATCACTATCTGCCGCGACAGAAGAACCGCATGCACATCACCGAGGAAGATTTGCAGCGCGTCGATAATCCGCTGAAGAAGGAAGACCTGACGGTTTACCACGGCGAGGAAACGCTCGAGGATGTGACCTGGTAA
- a CDS encoding dimethyl sulfoxide reductase anchor subunit family protein, whose amino-acid sequence MHPAFSVIFLTTLLGAGQGLFLALVTGQVYSRIHLIDAQSSDYYLFGSLIALALLLFGLVASFFHLGRPERAWRTASKWRTSWLSREVIVLPLLMVLVATFGLIQWMGWTTPFVVAGDNALPVDASLVVGVLGAVVAFALFVATAMIYASVKFLQEWSSPLTVFNFTFFGLASGFMLAAAYSAFLGNDLVTFFGTWAVIFTAVAFLSRGASLLRNHRIKYRSNIKTAIGVRHQGIAQTSQGFSAGSFNTREFFHHRGPDTLKVIRVLFMVLVFPVPVLLIGLAYVTKSPNLPILAFLIQYLGLVAERWYFFAEAQHPQNLYYQRVS is encoded by the coding sequence ATGCATCCTGCCTTTTCCGTGATTTTTCTCACCACCCTGCTCGGTGCCGGCCAGGGGCTGTTTCTGGCGCTGGTGACCGGCCAGGTGTATTCGCGCATTCACCTGATTGATGCGCAGAGTTCCGACTATTACCTGTTCGGCAGCCTGATCGCGCTCGCGCTGCTGCTGTTCGGGTTGGTCGCGTCCTTCTTCCATCTCGGGCGACCCGAGCGAGCTTGGCGGACAGCCAGTAAATGGCGCACCTCCTGGCTGTCGCGCGAGGTCATTGTGCTGCCACTGCTGATGGTATTAGTGGCGACCTTTGGTCTGATTCAATGGATGGGCTGGACCACGCCCTTTGTTGTTGCGGGCGACAATGCCCTGCCGGTCGATGCCAGCCTGGTGGTTGGGGTGCTGGGTGCCGTGGTGGCATTTGCGCTCTTTGTCGCCACGGCGATGATCTACGCGAGTGTGAAGTTCTTGCAGGAGTGGTCCTCGCCGCTGACGGTGTTTAACTTCACCTTCTTTGGCTTGGCGTCCGGCTTCATGCTGGCGGCTGCTTACTCCGCCTTCCTCGGCAACGATCTGGTCACCTTTTTTGGTACCTGGGCGGTTATTTTCACCGCCGTTGCCTTCCTGTCGCGCGGCGCCTCACTGCTGCGCAATCACCGCATCAAATACCGCAGCAATATCAAAACCGCCATCGGCGTGCGTCATCAAGGCATTGCGCAGACATCCCAGGGGTTCTCGGCGGGTTCCTTTAATACGCGCGAGTTTTTTCATCACCGAGGACCGGACACCCTGAAAGTGATCCGCGTGCTCTTCATGGTGCTGGTCTTCCCTGTGCCCGTGTTGCTGATTGGCCTGGCCTATGTCACCAAATCGCCCAACCTGCCGATTCTCGCCTTCCTGATCCAATACCTTGGCCTGGTCGCCGAGCGCTGGTACTTTTTTGCCGAGGCGCAGCATCCGCAGAATCTCTACTATCAGCGCGTTTCCTGA